From a single Bacteroidia bacterium genomic region:
- a CDS encoding tetratricopeptide repeat protein: MKSIHILILVFILSGGWQYALGQDDKKIPSKTKKAESVADDALIQNSTIPYVKRSKTVAVTSDEIFDLINAANKVLPDSPGKSLDLIEQALAYSYSTDNRRSEAYSYNTLGAINYQLNRYDLSIENYLKAVDIFQKLGDASGLYNSYKFLSSAYDAKGNNEKALEYYSVFLSKAEQAGNLEDMIATQNNIARIYYNTGRYETAKNRYLIVLRLEEQRKNQQGITETWNNIGQTYDQKGYGDSALFYYRKAETLATSTGDKKSLSQSLDNISDFYRNRNQPEQELQVQQKALATREEAKDIEGLNESNLKIGKIYLDKNQSNVAIPYLKRSVDLSEDLGALSDQGEAYEALSLAYEKIGDYENALTNLKASRAITDSVQQEKMAFLQNTLAVSEELNRRDTRIATLVKDQELIEEKLRVLEKEREAREANLHRQQIISYSLVAGLLLVLISGFFVMRSYNARRKANLLLTLKSLRAQMNPHFIFNSLNSVNSFIAKNDDRSANKYLADFSRLMRSVMENSQQDFVPLSAEIQILELYLTLEHFRFKDKFDYTFTVDPAIGRDSIDIPPMLIQPYIENAIWHGLRYKDEKGFLRVELKQVENYLVAEVEDDGIGRKKSQELKTKNQKTHQSTGLKNTAERLKIINTLYRKEITVKIEDVIKDGECKGTFVEIKIPVNNV; encoded by the coding sequence ATGAAAAGCATCCACATACTGATCCTGGTTTTTATCCTCTCCGGAGGGTGGCAATATGCTTTGGGGCAGGACGATAAAAAAATTCCCTCCAAAACAAAAAAGGCCGAATCCGTAGCGGATGATGCATTAATACAAAATTCCACTATCCCTTATGTCAAAAGGAGTAAGACCGTTGCAGTAACTTCAGACGAAATATTTGACCTTATCAATGCTGCCAACAAAGTATTGCCCGATTCGCCCGGAAAGTCCTTGGATCTGATTGAGCAGGCGCTGGCTTACAGCTATTCTACTGATAACAGACGAAGTGAAGCTTATAGCTACAACACACTTGGCGCCATCAATTACCAACTCAACCGGTACGACCTCTCGATTGAAAACTATCTGAAAGCTGTCGATATTTTCCAGAAGCTGGGCGATGCCTCCGGGCTTTACAACTCGTACAAATTTCTCAGTTCAGCTTACGATGCAAAAGGAAACAATGAAAAGGCGCTGGAGTATTATTCTGTATTTCTGAGCAAAGCAGAGCAGGCGGGAAATCTGGAAGACATGATTGCGACCCAGAACAATATCGCCCGGATTTACTACAATACGGGCAGGTACGAAACCGCCAAAAACCGCTATCTGATTGTGTTGCGGCTCGAAGAACAGCGAAAAAATCAGCAGGGAATTACCGAAACGTGGAATAATATCGGTCAGACCTACGACCAGAAAGGATACGGGGACAGTGCCCTGTTTTACTACCGAAAAGCAGAAACGCTGGCTACTTCTACCGGCGATAAAAAATCCTTATCACAGTCCCTGGACAATATCAGCGATTTTTACCGCAACCGCAACCAGCCCGAACAGGAGTTGCAGGTGCAGCAGAAAGCCCTGGCAACCCGGGAGGAAGCCAAAGATATTGAGGGGTTAAACGAGTCAAACCTGAAGATTGGCAAAATCTATCTCGATAAAAACCAGTCCAATGTGGCGATACCATATCTGAAGCGAAGTGTGGACCTGAGTGAAGACCTCGGCGCACTTTCCGACCAGGGCGAAGCGTATGAAGCACTTTCCCTGGCGTATGAGAAGATTGGAGATTACGAAAATGCGCTGACCAATCTGAAGGCATCCCGTGCGATTACAGACTCCGTACAGCAGGAGAAAATGGCTTTTCTTCAAAACACCCTTGCTGTAAGCGAGGAACTCAACCGCCGCGATACGCGGATCGCAACCCTGGTCAAAGACCAGGAACTGATAGAGGAGAAACTCCGCGTCCTCGAAAAAGAGCGCGAAGCGCGTGAGGCCAATCTTCACCGCCAGCAGATTATCAGCTATTCGCTGGTGGCAGGGTTGCTGCTTGTGCTGATCTCCGGATTTTTTGTGATGCGAAGTTATAACGCCCGGCGAAAAGCCAATCTTCTCCTTACCCTCAAGTCGCTCCGGGCACAGATGAACCCCCATTTTATCTTCAATTCTCTCAACTCTGTCAATAGCTTTATCGCCAAAAACGATGACCGCTCTGCCAATAAATATCTCGCCGACTTTTCGCGGCTGATGCGATCGGTGATGGAAAATTCGCAGCAGGATTTTGTCCCACTCTCCGCCGAAATACAGATACTGGAACTGTACCTCACTTTGGAGCATTTTCGGTTTAAAGATAAATTTGACTACACCTTTACGGTCGATCCTGCGATTGGCAGAGACAGCATAGATATTCCCCCGATGCTCATTCAGCCCTATATCGAAAATGCCATCTGGCACGGGCTGCGGTACAAAGATGAAAAGGGGTTTCTGCGGGTAGAACTAAAGCAGGTGGAAAATTATCTGGTAGCAGAAGTGGAGGATGACGGTATCGGCAGGAAAAAGTCCCAGGAACTGAAAACCAAAAACCAGAAAACCCATCAATCTACAGGCCTGAAGAATACTGCCGAGCGACTGAAAATTATCAATACCCTCTACCGTAAAGAAATAACGGTAAAAATAGAAGATGTAATCAAAGACGGAGAATGTAAAGGTACATTTGTGGAAATCAAAATACCGGTTAATAATGTTTAA
- a CDS encoding VWA domain-containing protein, whose amino-acid sequence MKKIILPLSFLPFILAIAFAVKTYGAKLLSITPYQNETPAINPERPLLLKETALSDKKIQVALLLDISGSMDGLIEQAKAKLWRIVNELGDARIGGETPGLQIALYIYGGDHLNAENGYVKQVTPLTSDLDLISEKLFELTTNGGEEYCGKVIATSLDQLLWSNSSEDLKMIFIAGNEPFTQGPVNFRESCRKAVAKDIYVNTIFCGNYAEGVNTQWKEGAEIGLGQYMYIDHNQTVTYIATPYDDEISHLNDQLNQTYIYYGAQGQQMSVRQQAEDEKANSYSQSNKVTRAISKSKKVYSNESWDLVDASKDDEFSVEKIEKSTLPEEYKNLSNEDILAKVEEKNKERSAIQEKILSLEKERKTFIAEKQKEGAEEKTLDAVLVKTVREQASKKNYKFE is encoded by the coding sequence ATGAAAAAGATCATTCTCCCACTATCCTTCCTGCCTTTTATCCTGGCCATTGCTTTTGCTGTCAAAACCTACGGCGCCAAACTTTTATCTATTACTCCATACCAAAATGAAACGCCTGCCATCAACCCCGAAAGGCCGCTTCTTCTCAAAGAAACAGCCCTTAGTGACAAGAAAATCCAGGTTGCCCTTCTGCTTGATATCAGCGGGAGTATGGATGGATTGATCGAACAGGCCAAAGCCAAATTATGGCGAATAGTAAACGAACTCGGTGACGCACGCATTGGCGGCGAAACGCCCGGCCTGCAAATTGCCTTGTATATCTATGGCGGCGACCACCTGAATGCTGAAAACGGATACGTAAAACAAGTAACACCCCTTACCAGCGATTTGGACCTGATTTCGGAAAAATTATTTGAACTGACCACCAATGGCGGAGAAGAATATTGCGGCAAGGTCATAGCGACTTCTCTCGACCAGCTTTTGTGGAGCAATTCTTCCGAGGACCTGAAAATGATTTTTATCGCCGGGAATGAGCCTTTTACACAGGGGCCCGTCAACTTCCGTGAATCCTGCCGTAAAGCTGTGGCAAAAGATATTTATGTAAACACCATCTTCTGCGGCAACTATGCTGAAGGGGTCAATACACAATGGAAAGAAGGGGCAGAAATTGGTCTCGGCCAGTATATGTACATCGACCACAACCAGACGGTAACCTATATCGCCACGCCCTATGACGACGAGATTTCCCATCTCAATGACCAACTCAACCAAACTTACATATATTACGGTGCACAGGGCCAGCAGATGTCTGTCAGGCAGCAGGCAGAAGACGAAAAAGCCAATTCCTACAGCCAGTCCAATAAGGTAACCCGCGCCATTTCCAAAAGCAAGAAAGTCTATTCCAATGAAAGCTGGGACCTCGTCGATGCTTCCAAAGATGACGAATTCAGCGTCGAAAAAATAGAAAAAAGCACATTGCCGGAAGAATATAAAAATCTCTCCAACGAAGATATTCTCGCCAAAGTGGAGGAAAAAAACAAGGAGCGGTCAGCCATTCAGGAAAAAATCCTCAGCCTTGAAAAAGAGCGCAAAACCTTTATCGCAGAAAAACAAAAAGAGGGCGCTGAAGAAAAAACACTCGACGCAGTACTAGTCAAAACCGTCCGCGAGCAGGCCAGCAAAAAGAATTATAAGTTTGAATAG
- a CDS encoding carbohydrate kinase family protein: protein MAHITVIGGIIMDIKAHPKSLLRLYSSNPARMTYSPGGVGRNIAENLSRLGAPVVLMGMVGDDSMGEKLLTATQVAGVNTEWVRKEKNATTSVDINFMDNGGDLYLSYTDMDIASKIDIRYLQSCTAVMAESTYLVADTNIPIESLQYLVSFSKSHNIPLIIDPVSYEMTEKVARLSGDIFLITPNQAEWEIFRDLNGTPHIQEVVVTAGADGVRWFSGDLEAGQSYPAFPARVEDALGAGDALVSGLVYGLFMGKTLYEAIHWGMAAATLTLETTETVNKEISSEAIQQVLRERG, encoded by the coding sequence ATGGCACATATCACCGTTATTGGTGGCATTATCATGGATATCAAGGCGCACCCCAAAAGCCTTTTGCGCCTGTACAGCTCCAATCCGGCGAGAATGACTTATAGCCCTGGCGGAGTCGGGCGAAATATTGCAGAAAATCTATCAAGGCTAGGTGCTCCGGTAGTATTAATGGGCATGGTAGGAGATGACTCGATGGGTGAAAAGCTATTGACCGCAACCCAGGTAGCAGGCGTAAATACAGAATGGGTGCGTAAGGAGAAAAATGCCACCACCAGCGTGGATATCAATTTCATGGACAATGGCGGTGATTTATACCTGTCTTATACGGATATGGACATCGCATCAAAAATTGACATCAGATATCTTCAATCCTGTACAGCGGTCATGGCAGAAAGCACCTATCTGGTAGCAGATACAAATATCCCGATCGAATCGCTTCAATATCTGGTGAGTTTTTCCAAAAGCCACAATATCCCCCTGATTATCGACCCCGTCTCTTACGAGATGACCGAAAAAGTAGCGAGGCTTAGTGGCGATATTTTCCTGATCACGCCCAACCAGGCGGAATGGGAGATTTTCAGAGATCTCAACGGCACACCCCATATACAGGAAGTGGTGGTCACTGCCGGTGCAGATGGGGTCAGATGGTTTTCAGGTGATCTGGAAGCGGGGCAGTCTTACCCGGCATTTCCGGCGAGGGTAGAGGACGCATTGGGTGCCGGGGACGCATTGGTTTCAGGGTTGGTGTATGGGTTGTTTATGGGAAAAACCTTGTACGAGGCGATCCACTGGGGAATGGCGGCGGCCACCCTTACCCTTGAGACGACAGAAACGGTCAATAAAGAGATATCCAGCGAAGCCATTCAACAGGTTTTGCGTGAACGAGGCTGA
- a CDS encoding pseudouridine-5'-phosphate glycosidase has protein sequence MKQSDIPYLPSEEVADALAENRPVVALESTIISHGMPYPQNLETANKVETIVRESGAVPATIALIKGKICVGLPENDLHFLAESKEMHKASRRDMAYIISQGKSAATTVAATMICADIAGIRMFATGGIGGVHRGAQQSFDISADLQELARTRVAVVSAGVKSILDIPLTLEYLETMGVPVVGLGTNDFPAFYTRSSGSQAPFRLDTAEEIAKMIFAQQQLGLGGGFLIANPVPEAYSMDKKTIDQAIETALAAADREGISGKAVTPYLLAKIKEITQGKSLFSNIQLVYNNARVASEIACCLAAMNLKN, from the coding sequence ATGAAACAATCGGACATTCCATACCTGCCTTCTGAAGAAGTCGCCGATGCACTGGCAGAAAACCGCCCGGTAGTCGCGCTGGAATCCACGATTATTTCCCATGGTATGCCCTACCCGCAAAATCTCGAAACCGCAAACAAAGTGGAAACCATTGTGCGGGAATCGGGCGCTGTACCTGCTACGATTGCGCTGATCAAAGGAAAAATATGTGTGGGGTTACCGGAAAATGATCTGCATTTTCTGGCCGAATCCAAAGAAATGCATAAAGCAAGCCGGCGAGATATGGCTTACATTATAAGCCAGGGCAAAAGCGCTGCCACAACCGTAGCAGCGACCATGATCTGCGCCGATATTGCCGGTATCCGTATGTTTGCCACCGGCGGAATAGGCGGTGTGCACAGAGGCGCTCAACAAAGTTTTGACATTTCCGCAGACCTGCAGGAACTTGCCCGTACGCGCGTAGCCGTTGTTTCTGCCGGTGTCAAATCCATTCTCGATATACCGCTCACCCTGGAATACCTTGAGACAATGGGAGTCCCTGTCGTAGGTCTGGGCACGAATGATTTTCCGGCATTTTATACCCGGTCGAGTGGCAGTCAGGCGCCCTTCCGGCTGGATACTGCGGAGGAAATTGCGAAGATGATTTTTGCCCAACAACAGCTGGGGCTGGGCGGAGGTTTTCTGATTGCCAACCCGGTTCCGGAAGCTTATTCGATGGATAAAAAAACCATTGACCAGGCAATCGAAACGGCACTGGCAGCGGCAGATCGCGAAGGGATAAGTGGCAAGGCCGTTACGCCTTACCTATTGGCAAAAATTAAAGAAATTACACAAGGAAAAAGCCTTTTCTCCAATATACAGCTTGTGTATAATAATGCCCGGGTAGCATCGGAAATCGCCTGCTGCCTTGCGGCAATGAATCTCAAAAATTGA
- a CDS encoding Dabb family protein, producing MFIHHVFFWLEEGADKEALREGLESLEEVDEIYSIHIGDAVPSPREVVDDSFDLSLMIMFETKEDHDIYQDHPVHLQFVEECSQLWKRVVVYDAED from the coding sequence ATGTTTATCCACCACGTTTTTTTCTGGCTCGAAGAAGGTGCTGACAAAGAAGCCCTCCGCGAAGGACTTGAAAGCCTCGAAGAAGTTGATGAAATCTACTCCATCCATATAGGAGATGCCGTACCTTCTCCCAGAGAGGTTGTGGATGATTCATTCGACCTTTCTCTCATGATCATGTTTGAAACGAAAGAAGATCATGATATTTACCAGGATCACCCGGTTCACCTTCAGTTTGTGGAAGAATGTTCACAACTCTGGAAGCGGGTGGTTGTATACGATGCAGAAGACTGA
- a CDS encoding alpha-ketoglutarate-dependent dioxygenase AlkB: protein MDSPEILLKDGHLWYDPHFFPTGESDTLLAELQEDIAWRQESVTIFGRKIPQPRLTAWYGDPGKVYSYSGLTWNPLPWTPALLKIKTKIESVSRGASFNSVLLNLYRNGQDSMGWHSDDEPELGKNPVIASVSFGESRNFQLRHRLHKKEERHSIVLAHGSLLIMLGETQHFWQHQVPKTAKTINPRVNLTFRWIL from the coding sequence ATGGATTCACCTGAAATTCTGTTAAAAGACGGACATCTCTGGTATGATCCTCACTTTTTCCCCACAGGAGAAAGCGATACCTTATTGGCAGAATTACAGGAAGACATTGCCTGGAGGCAGGAATCTGTTACGATATTCGGACGAAAAATTCCTCAGCCGAGGCTGACGGCCTGGTACGGAGATCCGGGGAAGGTGTACTCCTACTCCGGACTTACCTGGAATCCTCTGCCGTGGACACCGGCTCTGCTGAAAATCAAAACAAAGATTGAATCCGTTTCCCGGGGAGCTTCTTTCAACAGCGTATTACTCAACCTCTACCGCAACGGGCAGGACAGTATGGGCTGGCATAGCGATGACGAGCCTGAACTGGGAAAAAATCCGGTCATCGCCTCTGTTAGTTTTGGCGAGTCGAGAAACTTCCAACTCAGGCACCGGCTTCATAAAAAAGAAGAACGACATTCGATTGTGTTGGCCCATGGAAGCCTGTTGATTATGTTGGGAGAAACACAACATTTCTGGCAACATCAGGTTCCCAAAACGGCAAAAACCATTAATCCAAGGGTAAACCTCACTTTTCGCTGGATTTTATAA
- a CDS encoding NUDIX domain-containing protein — translation MSNHYKNIDRHLVAVDNIIFGFDGSGLMLLVVKRLIEPCKGEWSLMGGFVRANESLDEAAARVVRYTTGLADVFMEQFYTYGEVARDTEARTISTAYYTLIRVEQYDEALGQSHGAKWFPIDKFPSLIFDHNRMVEDALQVLAEKTRNQPVGFELLPEKFTIPQLRALYEAINGKYLDPGNFSKKLHSMKLLTRLDEKDKSQSKKGAYYYRFDKVRYEELQKEGLLFELK, via the coding sequence ATGAGTAACCATTACAAAAATATTGACAGGCACCTCGTCGCAGTCGATAATATCATATTCGGTTTTGATGGCTCAGGGCTTATGCTGCTTGTTGTCAAACGACTAATCGAACCCTGCAAAGGAGAGTGGTCACTCATGGGAGGGTTTGTAAGGGCAAACGAAAGCCTCGACGAAGCGGCAGCCCGTGTCGTCAGGTACACTACCGGACTGGCAGATGTCTTCATGGAGCAATTTTATACTTATGGAGAGGTCGCCAGAGACACAGAAGCCCGAACAATTTCTACCGCTTATTATACCCTGATTCGTGTCGAACAGTATGACGAAGCATTGGGGCAAAGCCACGGTGCAAAGTGGTTTCCCATTGACAAATTTCCGTCGCTGATTTTTGACCACAACCGCATGGTGGAGGATGCTTTACAGGTTCTGGCAGAAAAAACCCGCAATCAACCCGTTGGATTTGAATTATTACCCGAAAAATTTACCATTCCTCAGTTAAGAGCGCTATACGAAGCGATCAATGGAAAATATTTGGACCCGGGCAATTTCAGCAAGAAGCTTCACAGTATGAAACTACTCACCCGGTTGGACGAAAAAGACAAGTCCCAATCCAAAAAAGGAGCCTATTATTATCGGTTTGATAAGGTTCGATATGAAGAACTTCAAAAAGAAGGGCTATTATTTGAACTGAAGTAG
- a CDS encoding ribulokinase, whose product MENALLIGIDFGTDSARAAIIHAADGKEVASAVHTYPRWKTGKYCHPATNQFRQHPLDYIEALQACVTEALAKSPTGSASRVKAIAVDTTGSTPVAVNAAGVPLALTAPFEEDPHAMFILWKDHTAIREAAEINELCARWETDYAQYAGGIYSSEWFWAKILHTLRVSPQIRNAAYSWVEHCDWIPFLLCGGTNIHDMKRSRCAAGHKALWHEDFGGLPPNDFFVALDPLLDGLTDRLFSQTYTSDIPAGTLSAEWAARLGLSSDVIVSTGAFDAHMGAVGGTLEPYFLSKVMGTSTCDILVAPMDEVGQTLVKGICGQVDGSVIPGMLGLEAGQSAFGDVYAWFKHILGWTVESVIGKSALLSEELKAKLIEESLDRIIPELTKAAEATDPEVSGIIALDWMNGRRTPDANQALTGAILGLNLGSDAPAIFRALVEATCFGARKIVERFIAEGIPIKGVIGLGGVAKKSPFVMQVMADVLNRPIKIAASEQTCALGAAMFAATAAGIYPNVPAAMKAMSAGFDAEYLPNPLMVEKYNQLYQRYDEAGAMIEKMTLKP is encoded by the coding sequence ATGGAAAATGCCTTACTGATTGGAATCGACTTTGGTACAGACTCTGCTCGGGCAGCAATCATTCATGCAGCCGACGGCAAAGAGGTTGCCAGCGCAGTACATACATATCCCCGTTGGAAAACCGGGAAATATTGCCATCCTGCAACCAACCAGTTTCGCCAGCATCCGCTTGATTATATAGAGGCCCTTCAGGCTTGCGTCACGGAGGCGCTGGCGAAGTCCCCCACGGGCTCGGCCTCGCGGGTAAAAGCGATTGCGGTAGATACCACCGGCTCGACCCCTGTCGCGGTTAACGCCGCCGGTGTACCACTCGCACTTACTGCCCCCTTCGAAGAAGACCCTCATGCGATGTTTATCCTTTGGAAAGACCATACTGCTATCCGGGAAGCCGCAGAGATCAATGAACTATGTGCCCGCTGGGAGACTGATTATGCCCAATATGCTGGCGGTATTTATTCTTCCGAATGGTTTTGGGCCAAAATCCTCCATACGCTGAGAGTTTCTCCCCAGATACGCAATGCAGCCTACTCTTGGGTTGAACACTGCGACTGGATTCCCTTTCTGCTTTGTGGAGGCACAAATATCCACGATATGAAGCGAAGCCGCTGTGCGGCAGGACATAAAGCGCTATGGCATGAAGATTTTGGCGGACTTCCGCCCAATGACTTTTTTGTGGCACTGGATCCGCTCCTCGACGGGCTTACCGACCGGTTATTCTCCCAAACTTATACCTCTGATATTCCCGCGGGTACACTTTCTGCGGAATGGGCGGCCAGGCTCGGCCTTTCCAGCGACGTGATCGTCAGTACAGGCGCATTTGATGCACATATGGGCGCTGTCGGTGGCACGCTCGAGCCCTACTTTCTGAGCAAAGTCATGGGAACCTCCACCTGCGACATTCTCGTTGCACCTATGGACGAAGTAGGCCAGACACTTGTGAAGGGCATTTGCGGGCAGGTTGATGGTTCTGTGATTCCGGGTATGCTGGGTCTTGAGGCCGGACAATCTGCTTTCGGTGATGTATATGCCTGGTTTAAACATATCCTGGGTTGGACCGTGGAGTCGGTTATTGGCAAAAGTGCTCTGCTCAGCGAAGAGCTCAAAGCAAAATTGATTGAAGAATCTCTCGACCGTATCATTCCCGAACTTACGAAGGCAGCCGAAGCCACAGATCCCGAAGTTTCCGGAATTATTGCGCTCGACTGGATGAATGGCAGACGCACCCCTGATGCCAATCAGGCTTTGACAGGGGCTATTTTGGGGTTAAACCTGGGCAGTGACGCACCGGCGATATTTCGCGCGCTGGTAGAAGCGACCTGCTTTGGCGCAAGGAAAATCGTAGAACGATTTATCGCCGAAGGGATTCCGATAAAAGGTGTCATTGGGCTGGGAGGCGTAGCGAAAAAATCGCCCTTTGTGATGCAGGTAATGGCCGATGTACTCAATCGCCCGATAAAAATTGCCGCATCAGAACAAACCTGCGCACTGGGAGCGGCGATGTTTGCCGCCACGGCAGCAGGAATCTACCCCAATGTCCCCGCGGCTATGAAAGCCATGAGTGCAGGCTTTGACGCTGAATATTTGCCCAACCCCCTCATGGTTGAAAAATACAATCAGCTCTACCAACGATACGATGAAGCGGGAGCAATGATAGAAAAAATGACACTTAAGCCATGA
- a CDS encoding L-ribulose-5-phosphate 4-epimerase — protein MSYQDIKEAAYEGNMSLPKLGLVMFTFGNVSAVDRDKGVFAIKPSGVPYEELSPADMVVVDFESKIVDGKKRPSSDTKTHAVLYQHWPEIGSIVHTHSTYATAWAQTQTDIPIFGTTHADHLACDVPCAPVMNDAQIEGDYEYMTGFQILDIFKEKQLSCEEVEMVLVACHAPFTWGKTVSKAVYNSAVLEEIARMAWLTRQIRPDSPRLKNSLIKKHYDRKHGKNAYYGQ, from the coding sequence ATGAGTTATCAGGACATAAAAGAAGCCGCTTACGAGGGCAACATGTCTCTGCCCAAACTGGGCCTGGTAATGTTTACCTTCGGCAATGTAAGTGCCGTGGACAGAGATAAAGGTGTTTTTGCCATCAAACCCAGCGGTGTGCCTTACGAAGAGCTCTCGCCAGCGGATATGGTTGTGGTAGATTTTGAGTCGAAGATTGTCGATGGGAAAAAACGTCCTTCTTCCGATACCAAAACACATGCAGTACTGTATCAACATTGGCCGGAAATCGGTAGTATTGTACATACCCACTCCACCTATGCCACAGCCTGGGCGCAGACTCAGACCGATATTCCAATATTTGGGACTACTCATGCAGACCATCTGGCTTGTGACGTCCCCTGCGCACCGGTGATGAACGATGCCCAGATAGAAGGAGATTATGAATATATGACGGGCTTCCAGATTCTGGATATTTTCAAGGAAAAACAGCTCTCCTGTGAAGAAGTGGAAATGGTACTGGTAGCCTGTCACGCCCCCTTTACATGGGGAAAAACTGTCAGTAAAGCTGTATATAACAGCGCGGTGCTTGAAGAAATCGCGCGCATGGCCTGGCTTACCCGGCAGATTCGCCCGGATTCACCCCGGTTAAAAAATTCATTGATCAAAAAACACTACGATCGCAAACACGGGAAAAATGCTTATTATGGGCAATAA